From a single Gimesia fumaroli genomic region:
- a CDS encoding DUF1559 domain-containing protein, producing MAHRKPLKRGFTLIELLVVIAIIAILIALLLPAVQQAREAARRSQCKNNLKQFGLGMHNYHESFTTFPLGVSLKPGSSGGGDFFANGIVMMLPYFDQANLSNLYDASKTWDNQTPAVARTVIPMFVCPSNVGANPLHEPALDAVIPAMGTLGITTYLMCRGSNVAWCNTSNHSSNVKGMFDLNKGAKMRDIIDGSSNTIAMGEGATGPQFMLCEGQGCNTVPATPVEATQGWIVAQPPPSDFKAGLFGGPRASVFGSTADRINKQFTTESLIDLGNFSNCTFGTGADATSNFRSQHVGGAHFLYGDGSVHFISENIDLGVYQALSTIQGGEVVETP from the coding sequence ATGGCACATCGTAAACCTCTGAAAAGAGGATTCACACTCATTGAGTTGTTAGTGGTCATCGCAATTATTGCGATTCTGATCGCCTTGCTGTTACCCGCAGTCCAGCAGGCACGCGAAGCCGCCCGGAGATCACAGTGCAAAAATAATCTGAAGCAGTTTGGATTGGGAATGCACAATTATCACGAATCGTTTACCACTTTTCCTTTGGGGGTGAGTCTCAAGCCGGGCTCTTCAGGTGGGGGTGACTTTTTTGCCAACGGGATTGTGATGATGCTGCCTTATTTTGATCAGGCGAATTTGTCGAATCTCTATGATGCTTCAAAAACCTGGGATAACCAGACTCCCGCGGTGGCCCGAACAGTGATTCCGATGTTTGTTTGTCCCTCCAATGTTGGGGCAAATCCGCTTCATGAGCCCGCCTTGGACGCTGTGATACCTGCGATGGGAACATTGGGGATTACAACGTATCTGATGTGTCGTGGATCGAATGTGGCCTGGTGTAATACCAGTAATCACTCCAGTAATGTCAAAGGGATGTTTGACCTCAACAAGGGGGCCAAGATGCGGGACATCATCGATGGCTCGAGCAATACAATCGCGATGGGAGAAGGGGCAACCGGGCCTCAGTTTATGCTGTGTGAGGGGCAAGGCTGCAATACCGTGCCAGCGACACCAGTCGAAGCAACACAAGGCTGGATAGTAGCACAACCCCCTCCATCTGATTTTAAAGCGGGGTTGTTTGGTGGTCCGCGGGCCAGTGTCTTTGGAAGTACCGCTGACCGGATCAATAAACAATTCACGACCGAGTCACTGATCGACCTTGGAAATTTTTCTAATTGCACCTTTGGCACCGGCGCGGATGCGACCAGTAATTTCCGCAGCCAGCATGTTGGCGGAGCTCATTTCCTGTATGGAGATGGTTCGGTTCATTTCATCAGCGAGAATATCGATCTGGGCGTGTATCAGGCACTTTCCACGATTCAGGGCGGAGAAGTCGTCGAGACACCTTAA
- a CDS encoding ABC transporter permease, which translates to MIASLRTNWIILKTSVEERLVYRGDFVFATLVRFLPIVTQIFLWGAIYGVHSKDPVGSIKGYTYHQMVAYYLLVMVGRAFSSMPGLANGIANDVREGTIKKYLIQPIDMLGYLFWARMAHKLVYYMVAIGPFILVFYLCRDYFTGWPDAFTITAWILSLMMAFLVGFLIESLIGLIAFWFLEVSSLIFIYMMLNYFLSGHMIPLDLFPEPLSQWMQMLPFKYLAYFPGTVILGKYSHEELIFELSMEVFWIIVLFSLNRIAFQRGIRRYSAFGG; encoded by the coding sequence ATGATTGCCAGCCTGCGAACAAACTGGATCATTCTCAAAACCTCGGTAGAAGAACGACTCGTCTACCGGGGAGATTTCGTGTTTGCCACTCTGGTTCGCTTCCTGCCGATTGTCACTCAGATTTTCCTGTGGGGTGCTATTTACGGAGTTCATTCCAAGGACCCCGTCGGTTCCATCAAAGGTTACACTTACCACCAGATGGTTGCCTATTACCTGCTGGTGATGGTGGGGCGCGCGTTTTCCAGTATGCCTGGTCTTGCCAATGGAATTGCCAATGATGTTCGTGAAGGAACCATCAAAAAGTATCTGATTCAACCGATTGATATGCTGGGCTATCTCTTCTGGGCGCGCATGGCGCACAAGCTCGTGTATTATATGGTCGCAATCGGCCCTTTTATTCTCGTATTCTATCTCTGCCGGGATTACTTTACCGGCTGGCCCGATGCCTTTACGATCACGGCCTGGATTCTGTCACTGATGATGGCGTTCCTCGTCGGCTTCTTAATTGAATCGCTGATCGGCCTGATTGCGTTCTGGTTCCTTGAAGTCAGCTCGCTGATCTTTATCTACATGATGCTGAATTACTTTCTCTCAGGTCACATGATCCCACTGGACCTCTTCCCAGAGCCGTTAAGCCAGTGGATGCAGATGTTGCCTTTCAAATATCTCGCTTACTTCCCGGGGACCGTAATCCTGGGAAAATACTCGCATGAGGAGCTGATTTTCGAATTGTCCATGGAAGTGTTCTGGATTATTGTGCTCTTTTCATTAAATCGCATTGCCTTTCAACGGGGCATCAGACGCTACAGTGCCTTTGGGGGTTAA
- a CDS encoding TetR/AcrR family transcriptional regulator, producing MTLTDAEMIPPKKEVNSQEAILKAAIEEFAERGVDGARIESVARQAKFNKSLIYRYFNDKHGLFEAALKSKLEERSENVEKIPIDIEEVLQFYFEENLRDQNYVRVLLNEAQQNEGAPLIDEPWRREYYQNHINRVKQSQADGTISDEFDPVSLMLIFTALVFFPATLPQLAQMISGHSVDSEEFKVIWKECLGTIAKLLQPDE from the coding sequence ATGACATTAACCGATGCAGAAATGATCCCTCCCAAAAAGGAAGTCAATTCCCAGGAAGCAATTCTGAAAGCGGCCATCGAGGAATTCGCTGAACGGGGAGTCGATGGTGCTCGAATCGAATCCGTCGCACGTCAGGCCAAATTTAACAAGTCACTCATTTATCGTTACTTCAATGACAAACACGGGCTATTTGAAGCAGCCTTGAAAAGTAAACTCGAAGAACGAAGTGAGAATGTCGAAAAAATCCCCATCGATATTGAAGAAGTTCTGCAGTTCTACTTCGAAGAAAACTTGCGCGACCAGAACTACGTACGGGTCCTCTTAAATGAAGCACAGCAGAATGAAGGCGCGCCGCTCATCGACGAACCCTGGCGGCGTGAATACTACCAGAACCATATCAATCGCGTTAAACAATCACAGGCAGATGGCACGATTTCTGACGAGTTTGATCCGGTCTCCCTGATGCTGATTTTCACTGCTCTCGTCTTTTTCCCGGCGACTTTGCCACAACTGGCCCAAATGATTTCCGGGCACAGTGTTGATTCCGAAGAGTTCAAAGTGATATGGAAGGAATGCCTGGGAACGATCGCAAAACTGCTTCAACCAGATGAATGA
- a CDS encoding ABC transporter ATP-binding protein: MNAIVVKNLEKTYKVYQKKEGVIASLKGLWRRDHKTVQAVSDVSFSIEKGEMVAFLGPNGAGKTTTLKLLAGLIFPSAGDATVLGHIPWKRENEYRRRFSLVMGQKNQLWWDLPAQESFRLHKEIYRIDPQQYTRRIDELTSLLEVRHLIGQPVRELSLGERMRMELIAALLHKPDVLLLDEPTIGLDVVSQRRVQEFLKYYQVEQKTTVVLTSHYMKDVEALCKRAIIINQGCIKHDGPLSDILDRFSNYKIMDVQFDGDDLPRDFSQWGEVIEYEAPHVKLKVPRNKIPEILSNLLSKYRILDVGVQERPLEEVIAEVFTEHKNDADRAKEESNLLQSTTE, translated from the coding sequence ATGAATGCCATCGTCGTTAAAAATCTCGAAAAAACATACAAAGTCTACCAGAAAAAAGAGGGAGTCATCGCTTCTCTCAAAGGGCTTTGGCGACGCGACCATAAAACCGTGCAGGCTGTTTCCGATGTCAGTTTTTCCATTGAGAAGGGGGAAATGGTGGCTTTTCTCGGCCCGAATGGCGCCGGCAAAACCACGACTCTGAAACTTCTGGCAGGACTGATTTTCCCTTCTGCCGGCGATGCCACTGTTCTAGGACACATTCCCTGGAAACGCGAAAATGAATACCGCCGCCGTTTTTCGCTGGTAATGGGTCAGAAGAATCAGCTCTGGTGGGACTTGCCTGCCCAGGAATCATTTCGCCTGCATAAAGAAATTTACCGGATCGATCCGCAGCAATATACACGTCGCATCGATGAATTAACGAGCCTGCTCGAAGTACGACATCTGATCGGCCAACCCGTGCGTGAACTTTCCCTGGGCGAACGGATGCGGATGGAACTGATCGCAGCCTTGCTACACAAACCGGACGTCCTGCTTCTGGATGAACCCACGATTGGCCTGGATGTGGTTTCCCAACGCCGTGTGCAGGAGTTCCTGAAATACTATCAGGTCGAACAGAAAACGACCGTTGTTTTAACAAGTCATTACATGAAGGATGTCGAAGCGCTCTGTAAACGCGCAATCATTATCAACCAGGGCTGCATCAAACACGATGGCCCTTTAAGCGATATTCTGGATCGATTCAGTAACTACAAAATTATGGACGTCCAGTTCGATGGGGATGACCTCCCCCGTGACTTTTCACAATGGGGTGAAGTCATTGAATATGAAGCACCGCATGTCAAACTAAAAGTGCCACGCAACAAAATTCCTGAGATCCTCTCGAACCTGCTTTCGAAATATCGCATTCTGGATGTGGGAGTTCAGGAACGACCGTTGGAAGAAGTCATTGCAGAAGTGTTTACCGAACATAAAAATGATGCAGATCGTGCAAAAGAAGAAAGCAATCTGCTGCAATCAACGACCGAATGA
- a CDS encoding MFS transporter, with product MSITPVVPTNEEEPIYNRLFWLCYLANVLLVTANALTFRFADLITYLGGTEELVGDIVSCGVFVALIARFFLGQGIDRYGVRSLWALSAVIFVFGAGGMALCRSLGWQIFALRTFFATGIAGMFTCSVVHIQQKVPQHRRTEVIGSLGSSGFVGMILGTQVSDWMLKWFPPGNDQFYALFGIPTILGICYFIIVLIVTRNDTHRRPKVTPAAHQLLFRFWPGQVVVIAIMMGLSFTVVSVFLTRFVTQRDLGGIGTFFAGYATSAFAIRIMTRRWGETVGRNKMITMGLMGHAIGHLILPSITREWQLIGPSILCGFGHALLFPAVVSLGTESFPKHYRGTGTTIVLGFFDAGAIIFAPIMGSIIDRWGIVAMFYTSACIMTLTAAVYTVTANHSLSKDIAATPEELCATLEEAVD from the coding sequence ATGTCTATCACCCCCGTCGTTCCCACGAATGAAGAGGAACCCATTTACAATCGGCTGTTTTGGCTTTGCTATCTGGCGAACGTACTTTTAGTCACCGCAAATGCCCTGACGTTTCGCTTCGCCGATTTAATCACATACCTGGGGGGCACCGAAGAACTCGTCGGTGATATTGTCAGCTGTGGGGTGTTCGTTGCCTTGATTGCCCGCTTCTTCCTCGGACAAGGCATTGACCGCTATGGGGTCAGAAGCCTTTGGGCTCTGTCCGCTGTCATATTTGTATTCGGTGCCGGCGGGATGGCCCTCTGCCGCTCACTGGGATGGCAAATCTTTGCACTTAGAACATTTTTCGCGACAGGCATTGCTGGCATGTTTACCTGCTCTGTCGTGCATATTCAGCAAAAAGTTCCCCAGCATCGCAGGACAGAAGTCATCGGCAGCCTGGGCAGTAGCGGCTTTGTCGGAATGATCCTGGGTACGCAGGTCAGTGACTGGATGCTGAAATGGTTTCCACCGGGCAATGACCAGTTCTACGCTTTATTCGGTATCCCTACGATTCTGGGCATCTGTTACTTTATAATCGTCCTGATCGTGACACGCAATGATACCCATCGTCGTCCCAAAGTCACGCCGGCCGCACATCAGCTATTGTTTCGCTTCTGGCCGGGACAGGTCGTAGTCATCGCCATCATGATGGGTCTCAGTTTTACCGTGGTCAGTGTGTTCTTAACTCGCTTTGTGACACAACGGGACCTGGGCGGCATTGGAACATTCTTTGCCGGCTATGCCACATCTGCCTTTGCCATTCGCATCATGACGCGGCGCTGGGGCGAAACGGTAGGACGAAACAAAATGATTACTATGGGGCTGATGGGACATGCCATTGGTCATCTCATATTGCCTTCCATCACACGCGAATGGCAATTAATCGGACCTTCCATCTTATGTGGCTTTGGGCACGCCCTGCTCTTTCCCGCCGTCGTTTCTCTGGGAACCGAATCATTCCCTAAACATTATCGCGGCACAGGAACCACGATCGTACTTGGTTTCTTTGATGCAGGAGCCATCATTTTTGCTCCGATCATGGGAAGTATTATTGATCGCTGGGGGATCGTAGCGATGTTCTACACATCGGCATGTATCATGACTCTAACCGCGGCCGTTTACACGGTTACGGCTAATCATAGCCTCAGCAAAGACATTGCAGCCACTCCAGAAGAACTTTGTGCAACTCTGGAAGAGGCGGTCGACTGA
- a CDS encoding beta/alpha barrel domain-containing protein, with translation MRASQQYPRYDIRQTYQWNYDNAPAPVELEPADLPGSWSFCGLPVSSPLGIPAGPLLNGKWVRYYASLGFDVLTYKTVRSSARACYPLPNLQPVQTTSLVGGEQRVSLSETMQGSWAVSFGMPSASPDVWRKDIEQTRTLLSAEKVLSVSVVGSLQPGWSLEELADDYALCAKWAIESGADCIETNFSCPNVCTRDGQLYQQPEAAALVASRVKQITGSVPYLIKIGHVPDQSQAQEFLQAVLPFASGIVMTNSVATTVVDQKQNLLFGGEQRGICGTATKQASLNQLKIFTDLISKLPAEADKPHLISCGGISSASDVKQFLAAGAQATHLATAAMCDPLIACQIRQALSNSVDLFV, from the coding sequence ATGCGAGCTTCTCAGCAATACCCACGCTATGATATCCGGCAAACGTATCAGTGGAATTATGACAATGCACCTGCGCCGGTTGAATTGGAACCGGCGGACCTTCCAGGCTCATGGTCATTCTGTGGCTTGCCCGTCTCTTCCCCACTGGGAATCCCGGCAGGACCATTACTGAATGGAAAATGGGTACGCTATTATGCCAGTCTTGGATTTGATGTTCTGACTTATAAAACCGTCCGCTCTTCAGCGCGTGCCTGTTACCCGCTCCCCAATTTACAGCCGGTTCAGACAACTTCGCTAGTGGGTGGAGAACAACGGGTCTCCCTCTCGGAAACGATGCAAGGGAGTTGGGCGGTTTCCTTTGGTATGCCCTCAGCTTCGCCTGATGTCTGGCGCAAAGATATTGAACAGACCCGAACACTTCTCTCTGCAGAGAAAGTCCTCTCGGTATCTGTTGTAGGTTCCCTGCAACCTGGCTGGTCACTCGAAGAACTGGCAGACGATTATGCCCTCTGCGCCAAGTGGGCCATTGAAAGTGGTGCCGATTGTATTGAAACAAACTTTTCCTGCCCCAATGTCTGTACTCGAGATGGTCAGCTCTATCAACAGCCAGAGGCAGCGGCGCTGGTCGCCAGTCGAGTCAAGCAGATCACCGGTTCTGTCCCCTACCTCATTAAAATCGGCCATGTGCCTGATCAATCTCAGGCCCAGGAGTTCTTACAAGCCGTGCTGCCATTTGCATCCGGCATTGTTATGACGAACAGCGTTGCCACAACCGTCGTTGACCAGAAACAGAACCTGCTGTTTGGAGGCGAACAACGGGGCATCTGCGGTACTGCCACGAAACAGGCCTCACTCAATCAGCTCAAAATCTTCACAGACCTGATCTCGAAGTTGCCAGCTGAAGCAGACAAACCTCATTTGATTTCCTGTGGAGGCATCAGCTCTGCCAGTGATGTCAAACAGTTTCTGGCCGCCGGCGCTCAGGCAACGCACCTGGCGACTGCTGCCATGTGCGACCCACTGATCGCCTGTCAAATCCGCCAAGCCCTCTCGAATTCAGTAGATCTCTTTGTCTGA
- a CDS encoding fatty acid desaturase family protein: protein MSVTQFTEQELKDLEEKTTIPRFLFLPLGLVGLWCLAVYWPSNAIGWQAFWTLFTSYCLFCWTSCFHECSHHTLSGSKNASIWLGRVLGTAMFVPYTIYRESHIRHHAYLNKPSDWELWPYSDPNTSLRFRRVFIWFDLVLGLFMAPYIYGRIFWHKDSPLKDPKLRKTIRYEYMAMVLFWGSVIGVCAYYDAIWGLLRVWFLPHYLAGIYQNTRKFTEHLGMSSYDPMLGTRTVVGSNIITRLCTYFNFDIFVHGPHHRHPRIAHNLLLQKMDDYQEQNPDVKYPVFTSYWGAIIDMAPSFIFKPGVGMNAGAPAPAKEKKQIDNFVQDVAKEVLADQDHVSKPT, encoded by the coding sequence GTGTCCGTCACACAATTCACTGAACAAGAGTTGAAGGATCTGGAAGAGAAAACGACCATACCCCGTTTTTTATTCCTCCCCTTGGGATTGGTTGGACTTTGGTGCCTGGCCGTTTACTGGCCTAGCAATGCCATTGGCTGGCAAGCATTTTGGACTTTATTTACGTCCTATTGCCTGTTCTGCTGGACTAGCTGCTTTCATGAATGCTCACACCACACTCTGTCTGGATCGAAAAATGCCAGTATCTGGCTCGGACGCGTGTTGGGAACAGCGATGTTTGTACCTTACACGATCTATCGAGAAAGCCACATTCGCCATCACGCGTACTTAAACAAACCGAGTGACTGGGAGCTCTGGCCTTACTCTGATCCAAATACCTCGCTTCGTTTTCGCAGAGTCTTTATCTGGTTCGACCTGGTACTGGGCCTGTTTATGGCTCCCTATATTTATGGTCGAATTTTCTGGCACAAAGACTCGCCTCTGAAAGACCCTAAACTCCGCAAAACCATCCGTTATGAGTACATGGCCATGGTTCTCTTCTGGGGCTCCGTCATCGGCGTCTGTGCCTACTATGATGCGATCTGGGGCCTGTTGCGGGTCTGGTTTTTGCCTCACTACCTTGCTGGGATCTATCAAAACACCCGTAAATTTACCGAGCATCTCGGTATGAGCAGCTACGATCCGATGCTGGGAACGCGTACTGTCGTTGGCTCGAATATCATCACCAGATTATGTACTTACTTCAATTTTGACATTTTTGTACATGGTCCGCACCACCGACATCCTCGGATCGCCCATAACTTGCTACTGCAAAAAATGGATGACTACCAGGAACAGAACCCGGATGTGAAATACCCGGTCTTCACCAGCTACTGGGGTGCCATCATTGACATGGCTCCATCATTCATCTTCAAGCCGGGTGTGGGAATGAATGCCGGTGCTCCCGCTCCCGCCAAAGAGAAAAAGCAGATCGATAATTTTGTGCAGGATGTCGCCAAGGAAGTTCTGGCTGATCAAGATCACGTCAGTAAGCCCACTTAG
- the gcvT gene encoding glycine cleavage system aminomethyltransferase GcvT, producing the protein MSDSLLSTACHQWHVDHGGRMVDFAGWEMPLLYSNITTEHQAVRKTAGLFDIAHMGRLFFSGPDACRFLDRLLTNNVESLKPGQIRYSLVTNEAGGILDDVLVYRFSGFYLLVVNASNRLKIVEWIEKQRQGFDVQIDDRTCEKFMLALQGPESLGVLNPLAEADLSEIKYYYGVETQVLGVDALVSRTGYTGEDGFEVVLDQTQAVTLWERLIADGEAVGLIPAGLGCRDTLRLEAAMPLYGHELDEQTDPFTAGLNFAVKLQGADFIGKDALIAAKGREDRKVRVGFTLEGKRAAREGCLLFEGDQQVGIVTSGSFSPTLDMPIGMAYVEATFAKTGQTLEADIRGKRIPVKLTELPFYKRDT; encoded by the coding sequence GTGTCTGATTCATTGTTATCTACTGCCTGTCATCAATGGCATGTTGACCATGGCGGTCGCATGGTCGATTTTGCCGGCTGGGAAATGCCCCTGCTGTATTCCAATATTACTACAGAACATCAGGCAGTACGAAAAACGGCCGGTTTGTTTGACATTGCCCATATGGGACGCCTGTTTTTTTCGGGGCCGGATGCCTGCCGTTTTCTGGATCGATTGCTGACGAATAACGTGGAGTCCCTTAAGCCGGGGCAGATTCGGTATTCTCTGGTCACAAATGAAGCGGGCGGAATTCTGGATGATGTGCTGGTTTACCGGTTTTCCGGTTTTTATCTGCTGGTCGTGAACGCATCCAATCGTCTGAAAATTGTGGAGTGGATCGAGAAGCAACGACAGGGATTTGATGTCCAGATTGATGACCGGACCTGTGAAAAGTTCATGCTGGCGTTGCAGGGACCTGAATCACTGGGCGTATTAAATCCGCTGGCTGAGGCAGATCTGAGCGAGATCAAATATTATTACGGCGTGGAAACTCAGGTTTTGGGCGTTGATGCTTTGGTCAGCCGCACGGGGTATACAGGCGAAGATGGCTTTGAAGTAGTGTTGGATCAAACGCAGGCAGTCACTCTGTGGGAGCGTCTGATTGCAGACGGAGAGGCTGTGGGGCTCATTCCTGCTGGCTTAGGATGCCGGGATACACTGAGATTAGAAGCAGCCATGCCTTTGTACGGCCACGAGCTGGATGAGCAAACAGATCCGTTTACCGCCGGTTTGAATTTTGCAGTGAAATTACAGGGGGCGGACTTCATCGGTAAAGATGCTTTGATTGCCGCTAAAGGCCGAGAAGATCGAAAGGTCCGTGTCGGTTTCACTCTCGAAGGAAAACGGGCGGCCCGTGAAGGATGTCTGTTGTTTGAAGGAGATCAGCAGGTTGGGATTGTGACATCCGGATCTTTTTCACCTACACTCGACATGCCGATCGGGATGGCTTATGTCGAAGCGACGTTTGCCAAAACAGGTCAGACGCTGGAAGCGGATATTCGCGGAAAACGAATTCCGGTTAAACTGACGGAACTGCCGTTTTATAAACGCGACACTTAA
- a CDS encoding carboxy terminal-processing peptidase, translated as MKLNPPSKAASALSLCMFLLLGTAIFAQQANVSDSASDSVTAKRVCAMVSRFHISGKPINDEVSQKLMRRFIKQLDPQKLYFYKSDIASFEAEKNQLDDKLAVGDVKFAYDAFDLYLKRLQERMDYAQQLVDVDHDFTVDESIVVDAKELDFAKDQSEMNERWRKRVKFDLLNLILEDTELAKAREQLHKRYRNNLRTMAQTDNPEKLEMYLSALTHCFDPHSSYMSPQTLEDFRISMELSLDGIGAALRSEDGYTVVAEIVPGGAADADGRLKAGDKIIAVAQEDGDFVDVVEMKLSKVVRYIRGKRGTIVQLRVKKEKNSAVEIYKLTRKKIELSTSEVKGKIIETGERLPGKTGRIGVISIPSFYRDFRGAQRGDENFKSTARDVRKVLYDFRDQGGVDGIVIDLRFNGGGALSEAIEVSGLFVDEGPVVQVKQPDGERKIHSDVEPGAVYTGPLVVVCNRLSASASEIFAGMIKDYKRGIIIGDTTTHGKGTVQNVMPVSNQMFSFLRGQDLGALKLTINQFYRVNGDSTQNRGVRSDIVLPSLIDNMDLGESFLDDAMEFDKTEVAQFAPVGMVSQQILKRLQQSSTQRVVADKEFKETQEEINKYLKKKNQKTISLVEAERRKELSNDKEKEDKKKEEEDKKKAEADKEIFKKDYYNDEILNITVDYLNVLKNMNTVQR; from the coding sequence ATGAAGTTAAATCCTCCCTCAAAAGCAGCCTCTGCTCTTAGTCTTTGCATGTTTCTCCTCTTGGGGACAGCGATCTTCGCGCAGCAGGCGAATGTTTCTGATTCAGCCAGCGATTCTGTCACCGCAAAGCGGGTTTGTGCGATGGTCAGCCGTTTCCATATTAGCGGCAAACCGATCAATGATGAAGTTTCTCAAAAATTGATGCGACGGTTCATCAAGCAACTCGATCCACAGAAACTCTATTTCTACAAATCAGATATTGCCAGTTTCGAAGCGGAAAAGAATCAACTGGATGACAAGCTGGCTGTGGGAGATGTCAAGTTTGCCTACGATGCCTTTGATCTGTACCTCAAACGACTCCAGGAACGAATGGATTACGCTCAGCAACTGGTTGACGTTGATCATGACTTCACTGTCGATGAATCAATTGTCGTTGACGCCAAAGAGCTGGATTTCGCCAAAGATCAATCAGAAATGAATGAACGTTGGAGAAAGCGAGTCAAATTCGATTTGCTGAATCTGATTCTGGAAGATACCGAACTCGCCAAAGCACGTGAGCAGTTACATAAACGTTACCGCAATAACTTGCGAACCATGGCGCAAACAGACAACCCCGAGAAGCTGGAAATGTATTTGAGCGCGTTAACACACTGCTTCGATCCTCATTCCAGCTATATGTCACCACAAACTCTGGAAGACTTCCGTATCAGTATGGAACTCAGTCTTGACGGGATTGGTGCTGCTCTGCGTTCAGAAGACGGCTATACCGTTGTTGCTGAAATCGTTCCCGGCGGTGCCGCCGATGCCGATGGACGTCTCAAAGCGGGTGATAAAATCATCGCTGTTGCCCAGGAAGACGGTGACTTTGTTGATGTTGTCGAAATGAAATTGAGCAAAGTCGTACGCTACATTCGTGGTAAACGAGGAACCATCGTTCAATTACGCGTTAAAAAAGAAAAGAACAGCGCTGTTGAAATCTATAAGTTAACACGCAAGAAGATTGAATTAAGTACTTCCGAAGTCAAAGGCAAGATTATTGAAACCGGCGAACGCCTCCCCGGCAAAACCGGACGCATCGGTGTCATCAGTATCCCTTCCTTCTATCGTGATTTCCGAGGTGCTCAACGGGGTGATGAGAACTTCAAAAGTACTGCCCGTGATGTCCGTAAAGTCCTCTATGACTTCCGGGATCAGGGTGGCGTTGACGGAATCGTGATTGACCTGCGATTCAACGGTGGTGGTGCTCTCAGCGAAGCCATTGAAGTTTCTGGTCTGTTTGTGGATGAAGGTCCTGTCGTCCAGGTCAAACAACCGGATGGCGAACGTAAAATCCACAGTGATGTTGAACCGGGTGCGGTTTACACCGGTCCGCTGGTTGTCGTCTGTAACCGTCTGTCTGCATCAGCTTCAGAGATTTTCGCCGGCATGATTAAAGACTACAAACGCGGCATCATCATTGGTGACACTACCACACACGGAAAAGGAACCGTGCAAAACGTGATGCCGGTCAGCAACCAGATGTTTAGTTTCCTGCGAGGCCAGGATCTGGGTGCTTTGAAACTGACCATCAACCAGTTCTATCGTGTTAATGGCGACAGTACCCAAAACCGGGGCGTTCGTTCCGACATCGTACTGCCTTCACTGATCGATAATATGGACCTGGGAGAATCATTCCTGGATGATGCGATGGAGTTTGACAAAACTGAAGTCGCACAATTTGCTCCGGTTGGCATGGTCAGCCAGCAAATCCTCAAACGCCTGCAGCAATCCAGTACTCAACGTGTTGTCGCAGACAAAGAGTTCAAAGAAACACAGGAAGAGATCAACAAATATCTGAAAAAGAAAAACCAGAAAACGATCTCGCTTGTCGAAGCCGAACGTCGAAAAGAACTTTCAAACGACAAAGAAAAAGAAGATAAGAAAAAGGAAGAAGAAGATAAGAAAAAAGCCGAAGCCGACAAAGAGATTTTCAAGAAAGATTACTACAACGATGAAATCTTGAATATCACCGTCGACTATCTGAATGTTCTTAAAAACATGAATACAGTCCAACGCTAA